A genome region from bacterium Unc6 includes the following:
- a CDS encoding 2-oxoglutarate oxidoreductase yields the protein MISWFPKSMKHNVTHYCAGCGHGIITRLICEAIDELNIREKTIGIAPIGCAVLAYNYWNFDTTEAAHGRVPAVAMGIKRVLPDRIVFGCQGDGDLAAIGLAEIIHCANRGENICIFFINNAVYGMTQGQMAPTTLIGQKTATTPDGRNPEDDGYPLKISEMLALLPAVAYIERTSVHNPQNVIKTKKAIKKAFQNQIEKKGFSLVEILSTCPSCWDKTPVESALWLQNELIKTFPLGVLK from the coding sequence ATGATAAGTTGGTTTCCCAAAAGTATGAAGCACAATGTTACGCATTATTGTGCAGGGTGTGGACATGGGATCATTACCCGTCTTATATGTGAGGCAATAGATGAACTTAATATAAGAGAGAAAACCATAGGTATTGCGCCTATCGGTTGTGCTGTTCTTGCATATAACTACTGGAACTTTGACACGACAGAGGCAGCACACGGAAGAGTCCCTGCTGTTGCAATGGGGATTAAAAGGGTGCTACCTGATAGAATAGTTTTCGGATGTCAGGGGGATGGGGACCTTGCTGCAATAGGGCTTGCAGAGATTATCCACTGTGCAAACAGGGGTGAAAATATTTGTATATTTTTTATAAACAACGCCGTTTATGGTATGACACAAGGACAGATGGCCCCTACTACACTTATCGGACAGAAAACCGCAACAACACCTGATGGAAGAAATCCTGAAGATGATGGCTATCCTTTGAAAATATCTGAGATGCTTGCACTTCTGCCAGCAGTTGCATATATTGAAAGAACATCTGTTCATAACCCTCAAAATGTTATAAAAACAAAAAAGGCCATAAAAAAAGCGTTCCAGAATCAGATAGAAAAAAAAGGATTTTCACTGGTTGAAATTTTATCTACCTGTCCCAGCTGCTGGGATAAGACGCCTGTTGAGTCTGCATTATGGCTCCAGAACGAATTGATAAAAACTTTTCCGTTGGGAGTTCTGAAATGA
- a CDS encoding glutamate--tRNA ligase: protein MQGKVRVRFAPSPTGFLHIGGARTALFNWLFARHNSGVFILRIEDTDSVRSKDEYLLDITNGLDWLGLKTDEGPYYQSQRLDIYKKYAEQLLEKGLAYCQKQEGSLFKGVVFKMPKKNVVVDDIVRGKISIDTSIFEDLPIIKSDGYPAFNFANVVDDATMGITHIIRGEDHISNTPKQIVLYEALRFSIPQYAHIPLILGTDRSRLSKRHGATSLTQYRKDGFDPDAMINFLLLLGWSPGDNREILDVNTMVKIFSLEKVNKTGAMFDIKKLEWINSQYMRTMSAEDVIKKLKDYMKNVIKSEVFLDEEWTKRFVALYHTRVKTLADLFDAVQVYKQENVRTDPVLKEEYLKSEPLNLLSEFIRRIEGLLEFNSKNLENILRGLAEEKGLKIASIAQPARVALTGKKVSPGLFEVMELLGKERAIQRLKSVVAG, encoded by the coding sequence ATGCAAGGTAAGGTTCGTGTTCGTTTTGCGCCAAGCCCTACGGGTTTTCTTCATATAGGAGGGGCAAGGACAGCGCTTTTTAACTGGCTATTTGCAAGGCATAACAGCGGGGTATTTATTCTTCGCATAGAAGATACCGATAGTGTTCGTTCAAAGGATGAGTATCTTCTGGACATTACTAATGGGCTTGATTGGTTGGGGCTTAAAACAGATGAAGGTCCGTATTACCAGTCACAGAGGCTTGATATATACAAGAAATATGCCGAACAACTGCTTGAAAAAGGGCTTGCATACTGTCAAAAACAGGAAGGAAGTTTGTTTAAGGGAGTAGTATTTAAAATGCCAAAGAAAAATGTTGTGGTAGATGATATTGTAAGAGGAAAGATAAGTATTGATACATCTATATTTGAAGACCTTCCCATAATAAAATCAGATGGGTATCCTGCTTTTAACTTTGCCAATGTTGTAGATGATGCAACGATGGGAATAACACATATAATAAGAGGAGAAGACCATATATCAAACACACCCAAACAGATTGTATTGTATGAAGCGCTGAGGTTTTCTATTCCTCAATATGCACATATACCGCTGATACTTGGAACAGATAGAAGCAGACTTTCAAAAAGACATGGGGCAACAAGCCTTACGCAGTACAGGAAAGACGGTTTTGACCCTGATGCGATGATAAATTTTCTCTTACTTTTGGGATGGTCCCCTGGTGATAACAGGGAAATATTAGATGTAAATACTATGGTAAAAATTTTCAGTCTTGAAAAGGTGAACAAAACAGGTGCAATGTTTGATATAAAAAAATTGGAATGGATAAATTCACAGTATATGAGAACAATGTCTGCGGAAGATGTAATAAAAAAATTAAAAGATTATATGAAAAATGTTATAAAATCAGAGGTTTTTCTTGATGAAGAGTGGACTAAAAGATTTGTTGCATTATATCATACAAGAGTAAAAACACTTGCAGATTTATTTGATGCTGTTCAGGTTTATAAACAGGAAAATGTCCGGACAGACCCTGTTTTGAAGGAAGAATATCTAAAAAGTGAACCGCTGAATTTACTTTCTGAATTTATCAGAAGAATTGAAGGCCTACTTGAATTTAATTCAAAAAATTTGGAAAATATATTAAGAGGCCTTGCCGAAGAAAAAGGGCTTAAAATTGCAAGTATAGCACAACCTGCAAGGGTTGCGCTTACAGGAAAAAAAGTAAGTCCAGGACTTTTTGAGGTTATGGAACTTCTTGGGAAAGAAAGGGCGATACAGAGATTGAAAAGCGTTGTTGCGGGATAG